In the Nitrospirota bacterium genome, ACCCGTGCAGCAGTGACGTATTTCTTTTCTTTTTCTTTCAGCGCCAGCAGTTCTCCGAGTCTTGCATTCTCAAGAATTGCTTCCTTGTATTTATGCCGCTCCATAAGCAGATTATCAAGCTCCAGCTTCAATCTCCTGTTTTCTTCATCGCGCAGTTGTATCTTTTTAAAGGCGCCTTTTATTTTTGAACAGATAGAATTGATGGCGTCATTCGCAATGTTGACAGGGTAGTTTATAAGGCGCAGGGGATTGGAGAATCCCCTGTTAATCTGGTATGTCATCAGAATGAATGACACAATGATAAGAGAAAAAAAAAGCAAAAACCTCTTCTTGGGCATTAATTAATATATATCTTTCTTAGAAGTTCAAAGTCGTCAAGCATCTTCCCGACTCCTCTCACAACTGCAGTCAGGGGGTCATCGGCCACTATTACAGGAAGTCCGGTCTCTTCTCTTATGTAGGCGTCAAGCCCCCTTAGAAGAGCTCCGCCGCCTGCAAGCACGATTCCGTGGTCCACAAGGTCTGCTGCAAGTTCAGGCGGTGTGTTCTCAAGTGTGACTTTTATCGTATCAAGAATTATATTTACAGATTCGCTAATGGCCTCCCGTATTTCATCCTCGTTTATGGTTATGGTTTTCGGAATACCTGATATAAGGTCTCTTCCTTTTATCTCCATTTCACAGGGGCCGTCTCCGTCTGAAGGGTATGCGGACCCTATCTCTATCTTTATCTGTTCTGCGGTCCTCTCGCCTATCATAAGGTTGTAACGCCGCTTCATATAGGCAATAAGCGCTTCGTCCATTTTGTCGCCGCCCACTCTCACAGCCTTGCTATAGACAACGCCGTTAAGAGAGATAACTGCGATGTCAGTGGTGCCTCCTCCGATATCAACAATCATATTCCCTGACGGCTCACCTACAGGCAGACCCACACCGACTGCTGCAGCCATAGGCTCTTCGATCAGGTAGACTTCCCGCGCGCCTGAGGCCTGTGCTGCATCTTTTACAGCGCGCTGTTCAACCTGTGTTATGCCTGACGGGACTCCTATGATTATCCTCGGAGATACAAAACTGCGTCTGTTATGCACCTTTGCAATGAAATACTTGAGCATCTCTCCTGTGGCGTCAAAGTCTGCTATAACGCCATCCTTCATGGGCCGTATAGCCATTATATTCACAGGGGTTTTGCCAAGCATTTTTTTTGCTTCAGCGCCGACTGCAATAGGTTTCTTAGTATCCTTCCTTATAACAACGACGGAGGGTTCATCGCATACAATCCCTTTGCCTTTAACAAATACGAGAGTGTTTGCGGTGCCAAGGTCTATGGCAAGATCATTTGAGAATAAACCAAGAATATTGTTTAAGAACATTTCTTCTCTCCTTCTGTATTGTAACTTTTAATTTCTTCTATGACAGTTGTCCTGGCAATCTCATCGCCAAGCCTCATTCCTTCCTTGCTCCCGAGAAGCATTACGAACTCGAACCCCACTACAAGCAGCGTAATAACCCATCCGATTAATGGGATTCTCCATAGCGCTGCGCCGATACACAGCACAAGATTTCTCAATATTGACTCTCTGACTGAACATGCCTTATCGGCTGCAATGGAAACAACCTTTAATCCTGTAAGCTGTTTCCCGAGACTCTTGCCATTAAAAAGCCCGTCGCTGATTAACAGATAAGCAAGTCCGGCAAAAAATCCTGCCCTCGGGATAATCTCTGCCGCAGCAGCGACAATTATAAGGTCAATTGTCTTTGCAACACTTCTGAGAAGCAGGCTTGCTCTTTTGGGTTCTTCCAACATCTTAAATTTTAACAAAAAACAGCGCACATTTCAATTATAATTAACTATAGATGGTTAAGCTTGAGCAGGAACTCAAACATGCGGAAAAAAACAGAATTTCAAAGATGCGGATTTTTTTCGCGCTCCTGTCTGTTTTTTCTGCGGCTGCCGGCATAATTATAGGTTCCATCTACTGGATGCTGTCCGAACTTCCGCAGATAAAGGCGCTTGAAGCATATAAGCCGATAGAATCTTCTCATGTTTATTCCTCCGAAGGAGAACTGCTTGCGGAGTTATATCTTGAAAGAAGGACCTTTATCCCCCATTACAAGATACCGGAGCATGTCAAGAAGGCCTTTGTATCTATTGAGGATATAAGATTTTACAAGCATCATGGAGTTGATGTTACAGGGATTATGCGGGCTCTCTACTATGATGTTAAGGCAGGCAGCATTGTCCAGGGAGGAAGCACGATAACCCAGCAGCTTGCAAAGATGCTTTTTCTTAAGCCTGACAGGAGCATAAAAAGAAAGATCCGGGAGGCAGTCATTTCCATACAGATAGAAAAGCGCTATACAAAAGATGAAATACTCGGCCTGTATCTGAATCAGGCTTATTTCGGAACACGGGCTTATGGCATTGAGGCGGCTTCACAGACATATTTCGGGAAATCAACAGGTGAGCTTAATATAGCTGAAGCGGCGCTCCTTGCGTCTCTGCCCAAAGCTCCGTCGCTGTATTCTCCTTTTAAAAAGCCTGATAAAGCTAAGGAAAGGAGAAGAAAGGTTCTGAAAGAAATGCTGAAGAATAAATTTATAACAGAGGCTCAATTTAAGGAGGCTGACGAGTTTCCCCTGCCTGTGACCCCCAATTTCAGAAAATATAATGCGCCGTATTTCATAGAAGCCATCAGGCAGGAACTTGAGAATAAATACGGAGACGAATTGTACATTTCAGGATACAGGATATATACCACTCTCAGCGCAGGCCTGCAGAAGGCTGCGGAGGACGCGGTTAAAAAGGGGCTTTCCTCTATAGGAAAAAGGGCAGGCCCCGGCGTAGAGGCGGCGCTTGTTGCCATAGACATTAAAACAGGACATGTAAAGGCAATGGTTGGCGGCTCTGATTTTTGGAAAAACCAGTTTAACAGGGCAACTCATGCATTAAGACAGCCCGGCTCTGCATTTAAGCCATTTGTTTATACGGCTGCGATTGAAAAAGGGATGACGTCGCAGGAAAAAATAGATGATTCTCCTATTTTTTTGAAGGGTTCAAAACCCGGGGAACTATGGTCTCCAAAAAATTATGACGGCAATTATCATGGAAGCGTTACACTTAAGACCGCCCTTGCCCAGTCTCTGAACTCCGCTACTGTAAGGCTTGCAGATAAGCTTGGGATAAAAAATGTTGTAGAAGTGGCAAAGAGGCTCGGCATAAAGAGTGAACTTCAACCTTACACATCTCTTGCGATTGGGGCTTCTGATGTTACTTTGCTTGAGATGGTATCAGCATACTCGGCGTTTGCCTCCGGCAAAAGAGTAAAACCTGTTTTGTATGAAAAGATAATTGGCAGGGACGGAAGAATCGTAGAGGAAACAAGGCCAGAAGTAGAAGACCTGCTTTCAGAAAAGGTTGCAGAAGAGATGAAGGTTCTTCTCAGGGCTGTTGTTGAAGAGGGGACTGCACAGAGTGCAAAAGAACTGAAAAGGCCTGTTTACGGCAAGACAGGCACGACAAACAATTATACGGATGCATGGTTCATAGGTTTTGATGACAGGCTTGCAGTTGGCGTCTGGGCCGGAAGGGATAACCACAAGCCAATCGGCAAAAAAGAGGCCGGTTCAAGGGCAGCCCTGCCGATATGGATTGAGTTTATGAAAAAAGCGCCTCCACAAATTCCTCAGGAACAAAGTCCCTGAGGTCGTCAATCCCTTCGCCGATTCCTATAAGCCTGACAGGTATTCCGAGTTCTTTCTTTATCGCAAATACGATTCCGCCTTTTGCCGTGCCGTCAAGCTTTGTGAGCGCAATACCTGTAACGCCGACTGCTTCGTTGAAAATCTGCGTCTGCCTTAGTGCATTCTGTCCTGTGGTTGCATCAACAACAAGCAGCACTTCCTGAGGCGCATGAGGCAGTGATTTCTGTATAACACGTTTAACCTTTTTTAATTCCTCCATCAAAGGACTTTTTGTATGAAGCCTGCCTGCTGTGTCAATGATAACAATGTCAATTTTTTTATGTTTTGCAGACTCTATCGCATCATATGCAACAGCAGCAGGGTCCGAACCGCTCTGGTGTTTGACAATAGAAGAACCTGACCTTTCAGCCCATATCTCAAGCTGTTCTATTGCAGCAGCCCTGAAGGTGTCGGATGCGGCAAATAAAACTGAATGCCCCTCTGACCTGAACCTGCTTGCAAGTTTTCCGATAGTAGTAGTCTTGCCCACGCCGTTAACACCGACTGTAAGTATAACAAACGGCTTCTCACCGAATAGGACAACAGGCGAAGAGGAGCCGAGCAGAGAAATCATTTCCCTCTTTAAAAACTCTTTTGCTGAAATGCTGTCTTTGACCTCGCCTTTTTTAATCTTGTCTTTCAAGGAGTTGACAATTTCTGCCGCGGCATACACTCCGATATCAGATGTTATAAGTATTTCTTCAAGTTCGTTGACAACTTCTTCGTTAATCTTTCCATGCATTAAAACAGATTCAACTTTTTCAATAAACCCTTTTCTTGTTTTTGCAAGCCCTTGTTTCAGCCTGTCAAACAAACCCATCAGCCCTCCCCGGAGTAAAAAGTTAGAAGTTAGAAGTTTTAAGTTGAAAGTTAAATCAATTAACTCTTAACTTTTAACTCTTAATTTTTTTCTCTTGATATAATACACCATGAACTTCTATAAATTCATAATCGCACGCCTTAACGGCAGGGATATTGAGAAAGACTTTGATTATTACCTGAGGCTTGTAAAAAAAGGCATTGCAGGGTTCATTGTTTTCGGAGGAGAACTGAATACAGTCAGGCAGGGCATAAGAGAACTTCAGAAGGAAGCGGACGGCTGTTTAATCATTGCCTCTGACCTGGAACGGGGATTAGGACAGCATATTGAAGGAGGCACGATATTCCCGCCTGCAATGGCAGTGGCATCCGCAGTCAAAAAAGACAGTTCACGGTTCACGGTTCACGGTTCACAGTTAAAACTTTTAAGAAAAATTTTTAAAACTATTGCAATTGAGGCGAGGTATGCTGGTATAAATACAATCTTTGCCCCTGTTCTGGACATAAACACTAATCTAAGAAATCCGATTATCTCAACAAGGGCATTTGGAGAAGACCCTGAGAGCGTATCTTTTTTCGGATGCGAGATGATAAAGATATTTCAGTCTCATGGCATTACTGCCTGCGGCAAACACTTTCCGGGGCACGGCGATACGGAAACAGACTCGCACATAAAACTCCCAAAGATAAAAAAAGATATTAAAGCTCTATCAAAGACAGAGCTTGCGCCATTCAGAACTGCGATTAAAGCAGGCGTAAAGATGATTATGCTCGGTCATCTGAATGTCCCGGCGTTGGACCCGTCAGGCATCCCTGTGTCGCTCTCGCAAAAGGCTGTCAGTTATCTCAGAAACAAACTCGGGTTTAAAGGCATCATAATCACGGATGCTATGAACATGGGAGGCATAGGGAAATATTCGGAGGAAGAGGCGTCTCTTATGGTGCTTAACGCAGGCGTTGATATACTGCTTCACCCGGCTGACCCTGACAGGGTTGCGGCATATCTTGCACAAAAGCTATCGGCAGTCGGCTTTCAGCGCTCAGGAAAAAGCTTATTTCCCCAAAAAATAAAAACTTCTGTTGTTCCTGATTTTGAAAAGAATGGGCGGCTTGCTGAGAAAATTACAAAGATGTCTATAAAAATAGACGGGCAGATAAAACTGATGAAAAATCCATTGCTGATTATTTTGAGTGATGACATGGAGAATAAAAGCAAGACATTAATTGACAGGCTAAAACTCAGGCATCCCAATTTGGAATTTTTAAGATTCAAGGCAGAAAGAAATGTTTCTCTAAATAACATCCCTGAAAACAGAGAATTGATTGTTGCTGTTTTTTCAGGCATCAGGGCATGGAAGGGAGGGACAAGCCCTTGGCTTTTAAAATGTATCACGGAATTAAAAGACAAGACTGAGATATTTATATCTTTTGGCAGTCCATATCTAATTGATAGGGTTGGGAATGATGCAACAAGAATATATGCCTATTGGGATTCTGAGGCAGCGCAGAAGGCAGTGACAGAAGTTATCATGCAGGGGTAACATTTTGGGTAAATATTTACTCAAAAACCAGATATCTAAATATATAACTGACTGATTTTAAATCATTATTTTCAGGCATGGACATTGCTTCTATAGAGAACAATGCAGGGCTCATTCCCGCTTGTCGGGAATCTTATTTTTAAAAGGAGGAACAAGATTATGTTAAAAAACAAGGGAGGCTTCACGCTGATTGAGCTGGTAATGATTATCATTATTCTGGGTATTCTGGCTGCAATAGCATTACCGAGGTATGTAGACCTTCAAAGAGATGCACAAACAGCCGTGGCTACCGCAACTATCGGAGCAGTCAGGTCAACAGCTGTCATTAGATATGCAAATACGAGAACTCCAAGCACATACGCAATGCTCCAATCAGAGACCGACTATGACAGGGCTAACATAACTTTTGGCGGCTCATGCACTGCTGCTACAGCGACGTACACAGGAGGGTCTATCTACAATTTCGACATAAACTCTGCTTATTGTTCTGGCTAAGAGAAGTGAAAAAACTAAAAAAAAGTAGAAGGAGGATTAGGAATGATGTTAAAAAACAAGGGAGGCTTCACGCTGATTGAGCTGGTAATGATTATCATTATTCTGGGTATTCTGGCTGCAGTGGCAGTGCCGAGGTATGTAGACCTTCAAAGAGATGCACAAACAGCCGTGGCTACCGCAACTATCGGAGCAGTCAGGTCAACAGGTCTCATTAGATTTGCAAGCACGAGAACTTCAAGCACATACGCAATGCTCCAATCAGAAACTGACTATGACAGGGCTAACATAACTTTTGGCGGCAACTGCGCTGCTGCTACAGCGACGTACACAGGAGGGTCTATCTACAATTTCAACATAAGCACCACGTACTGCTCAGGATAGAAATTTGAGAAAATGAGCTAAATGACACGATTATATTTCTCAAAAGGGGCAGCAATGCCCCTTTTATTTTTTTTTGTCGGGTTTATATTTATCCTTGTTATTTCTGTCCTTTCAGGATGGATGCTTTGGTGGACGGTTGCAGCATGTCTTGTAATGCTCTTTTTAAAGAAATACGATCAGCCATTTCCGTTTACTCTTTTATCCAGCTCGTTCCTAATCTATGTCTTTATCCTATTTATTAACGGTGTTGTTCTTAACAATGTTTATCACGGCGAGGTTGTATTTAATATTCTTTTTTTTATTCTCCCCTTTATCGTGTTTTCACGTCTGGATGTCTTAACCATTGAGCGATTTTTTAAGGTTGCCGCATTCATATTTACCCTGCTGGTTATATGGGGGCTTATTCAGCATCTTACAGGCTTCTTATATATTGTTGATCAAGGGAGAAGGGCAAGTGCAATTTTTTATACATCCAATACCTTTGCGACAGGGATAAACCTTTTTCTGATTTCATTCGCAGCACTGTATCTTTCAGGCATCAACCAGCGGCTTACTTATTGGCTTGCCATGTTATTTTTTTCAGGGCTTATGGCTACCCAAAGCCGTGGAGGCTATTTAGGGCTGACCTTTGGAATGTTGTTTTTAGCGTTGTTTAGCTTCATCGGACAGGGGCAATTGAAAAGGAGTCATATCCGCTGGGCGCGGCTGGCGCTGGGATTTGCTGTTGTTGTTCTTATTTTCCAGTTTTCCCCTTCATGGAGCGGTGATGACGTGAAGGCAGCAATCATGGAAGGCAACACCTCTAACCGTCTTGAACTTTACACTATCGCATGGCAGGCAATCAAGGACAATCCCTTATGGGGCTACGGCTATTTTAATTTCGGTTATGTTTTCCACCGGTATAAGATACCGCCGTTTCTTGACAAGGCTGCGTTATTTGTACATAACGATTACCTGCAGATATGGCTTGAAACAGGACTGCCGGGTTTTCTGGCATTGCTTACCGTAATTGGTGTCCTTTATCTAAGCCTGTGGAAAAAACGTTCAGATATTAATTCCATGCCAAATCCGGCTTGGCTGGGTGTAATTGGCGCTGCCATGACCTCTCTCTTCAGCCATGCAGCAGTGGATTTTCCGCTGTATATTCCGGCATTGCAGTTCCTGTCAGGCGCCTATCTCGGCACTGCCAACAACCTCTTAAGAGATAGTTCAATCCCAAAAACAAAATTTATTCCTTCCATAAGTTCGTTCATAGAGCGCATGGGCATCAGATTAATTGTGGTAAAAATATTGGCAGCCTTTGTGCTTCTATTCTGGCTGTTGCAGCCGGCGATTGCTCAGTTTGCTTCCAATCAGGGTCTTGAACAGTTAAGCAAAGGGAATGTCAAAATTGCGCTGAAGAAATTCAGGCTGGCTCAGCGGTTAATCCCGGGGAATGCATATTATTACTGGTGCGAAGGGATAATCCTAATGGATCAGGCAGTTGAACTGCAAAACCGTGAATTAGCTGTTCTTGCAGACAATGTCTTTGCAAAAGGAGCAGACGCAAATACGTACTATCCGGATAATTTTCTTGAACGCCTTCGTCTTCACCGTGACCGTCGTGCTCTATTGGAGAAACCTGCTGATCCTGAAACATTATTGCAATGGATGGAACACGTACGGACATGGAATCCGCATATTCTTTCAGTCAAAATAGAATATGCGCGCACTCTGGCTTTTGCCGGCAAAAAAAGGGAAGCTAAACTCTTTGCAAAGCAGTTACAGAGAGAGAATCCGGAATACAAGGCGATAGAGAAATTGATAAATGATCTGGAACAAGGCGTCTATTAAAGCAAATTGAGACTGCTGAAAAACCCTATTCAAATGAGATTGCTTCGCTTCGCTCGCAATGACAAAATAAGCTTTCGTAATCTGTCATTGCGAAGAGACTTATCCTGAAGCAATCTGCTCACTTTTTAGCTGTGAATTACTAATATCATTGATATTTACTTGACACGAATTGACTCACTTGTTATTATATGAACAAATGCGTATCAAAGAGACACAAGGAGCAGTGTAAATTGCAATGTCATTCGTCATTCCCCGATTTAATCGGGGAATCCAGAAGAAAAGGAACTGGATTCTCTGGTCAAGCCAGAGAATGACATTTTCGAAGTGAAATCTTGTGGCGCGTTGTTTTTAGGTATTTAAATTAGGTTTGGGGTTTGATAAGGTTATTATAAGGATAAAATCGGAGGATAAATGGCGCCTGCAGTTAAAGACTACTATGAGATGCTCGGCGTAAACAAAAACGCCTCTCAGGATGAGATAAAGAAGGTGTACAGGAAGCTTGCGCGAAAATATCACCCTGACCTTAATCCCGGCGACAAGACCTCAGAGCATAAATTCAAGGAGATAAACGAAGCATACAGTGTGCTCGGCGATGAAAAAAAGCGGGCTGATTATGACCAGTTCGGCAAATCTCCTTTTGAGGCAGGCGGGCCATGGTTTGAAGGGGCAAGGCCTGATTTCGGCGAGACCTCTGATTTTGGCGGATTCGGGGATGTTTTTTCTGACATCTTTGGAGCAGACAGAAGGTATGGACAATTCGCGAGAAAAGGCGCTGATATGTTCATGGCTATTGAGCTCTCTTTGGAAGATGCATTCACAGGCGTTACGCGTTCTGTTGCCATTACAAGAGAAACCCTGTGCAGGATATGTAATGGAGCAGGCGCTGAGTCCTATCAAACATGCGATAGATGCAAAGGAAGCGGGAAGCTTCAAACATCAAAAGGTTTTTTCAGGATGTCCCAGACATGCACATCATGCGGAGGAAGCGGAAAGAAGATTACGAAAACTTGCAGGGCGTGTAACGGCAGGGGAAAAACACTTCAGACAGATACAATAAAGGTAAAGATACCTGCGGGCGCTGATACAGGCTCGATAGTGAAGCTTAAAGGCATGGGGGGCGTTGGCGAGGCAGGCGGCCCTCCGGGAGATTTGCGTATAGAGGTGACTGTAAGGCCGCATCCTGTATTTACGCGAAAGGAAAACGACATTTATGTGGATTTGCCAATCACATTTGGCGAGGCAGCGCTCGGCGCAAAGATTGAAGTCCCTACAATAGATGGAAGCGCAGTGATGACTATCCCGGCAGGGACGCAAGGGGGGCAGAAGTTTAAGCTTTCCGGAAAAGGTTTTTCTTCGCCGAGGACAGCAGGGAGGGGCAATCAATATGTCATCGCAAAGATTGTTGTGCCGAAAGATATAAACAGCAGGGCAAAAGAGGCGATAAAAGAGATAGAGGCACTATACAAGGAGAATCTCAGGAAAGATATTATGGCGAGGAAACATTCATGAAAAATTCTAAATTCAAAGCACGAAATTCTAAACAAACACAGAATGGTTTTGAAGATTTGAATTTAGAATTTGTTTGGGATTTAGAATTTAGGATTTGGTTATTTTATGTTTGGAGGAGGCCATGACCGAAAGGGACAAGAAACAGCCTTTATATGTGATAAGCGTTGTGGCAGAGATGCTCGGAGTGCATCCTCAGACACTGAGGATGTACGAGAGGGAAGGGTTTGTAATACCCCGAAGGACCAAGCGGCTGAGGCTGTATTCTGAAGAGGATGTGGAAAGGCTTAACTTTGTGCTGAGCCTTACCAAAGAACTCGGTGTGAATAAGGCAGGCGTGGACATTATTTTGAGGATGAGACAGAGGGGTGAGGCGCTGCAGCATGAGATGGAAGAGATGATGCGCCTGCTTGATGAGGATATGCAGCATGATTTTGAAGAAAGGATAAAGAGGATTTTTGAGGGGGAATAAATATTTCAAAGTCATTCCTGCGAAGGCAGGAATCCAGAAAAAATAAAGACTGGATTCCGCATCAAGTGCGGAATGACACGACCGGTGAGGAGGAATAAATAATGAGGATGGATAAATTGACAATAAAGAGTCAGGAGGCTGTGCAGGAGGCGCAGAGGCTTGCCGAAAGAAAAGGGAATCAGGAACTCCAGCCGGAGCATCTCTTGTTTGCCCTGCTTGATGATAAAGAGGGAATTGCGCATCAGATATTGACGAGGCTCGGAGTTGATTCAAATGCTTTTCAGAGAGATGTTGAAGAGGAGATAGAAAAATTCCCGAAGGTGCTTGGCGCAACTCCAGCGGGACAGATATATATTTCACAGAGATTGAAAAATGCCATAGAGGGCGCTTTCAGAGAGGCAGAACATCTTACAGATGAATACGTGAGCGTTGAACATCTTTTGCTTTCTCTTATATCCGCAGACGGAACTTGTGCCGGGTTATTAAAAAGATACGGTGTTACCGCTGACAAGGCAATGTCTGCGATGCGGGAAATCAGAGGCGCGCAGCGCGTAACAGACCCGAACCCTGAGGATAAATATCAGGCTATTGCACGTTACAGCCGCGACCTGACAGAGCTTGCAAGGAAAGGAAAGCTCGACCCTGTTATCGGAAGGGATGATGAGATACGGCGCATTATACAGGTGCTTTCAAGAAGGACCAAGAATAATCCTGTTTTAATAGGAGAGCCCGGTGTTGGTAAGAC is a window encoding:
- the dnaJ gene encoding molecular chaperone DnaJ, which gives rise to MAPAVKDYYEMLGVNKNASQDEIKKVYRKLARKYHPDLNPGDKTSEHKFKEINEAYSVLGDEKKRADYDQFGKSPFEAGGPWFEGARPDFGETSDFGGFGDVFSDIFGADRRYGQFARKGADMFMAIELSLEDAFTGVTRSVAITRETLCRICNGAGAESYQTCDRCKGSGKLQTSKGFFRMSQTCTSCGGSGKKITKTCRACNGRGKTLQTDTIKVKIPAGADTGSIVKLKGMGGVGEAGGPPGDLRIEVTVRPHPVFTRKENDIYVDLPITFGEAALGAKIEVPTIDGSAVMTIPAGTQGGQKFKLSGKGFSSPRTAGRGNQYVIAKIVVPKDINSRAKEAIKEIEALYKENLRKDIMARKHS
- a CDS encoding prepilin-type N-terminal cleavage/methylation domain-containing protein — its product is MLKNKGGFTLIELVMIIIILGILAAVAVPRYVDLQRDAQTAVATATIGAVRSTGLIRFASTRTSSTYAMLQSETDYDRANITFGGNCAAATATYTGGSIYNFNISTTYCSG
- a CDS encoding rod shape-determining protein; this translates as MFLNNILGLFSNDLAIDLGTANTLVFVKGKGIVCDEPSVVVIRKDTKKPIAVGAEAKKMLGKTPVNIMAIRPMKDGVIADFDATGEMLKYFIAKVHNRRSFVSPRIIIGVPSGITQVEQRAVKDAAQASGAREVYLIEEPMAAAVGVGLPVGEPSGNMIVDIGGGTTDIAVISLNGVVYSKAVRVGGDKMDEALIAYMKRRYNLMIGERTAEQIKIEIGSAYPSDGDGPCEMEIKGRDLISGIPKTITINEDEIREAISESVNIILDTIKVTLENTPPELAADLVDHGIVLAGGGALLRGLDAYIREETGLPVIVADDPLTAVVRGVGKMLDDFELLRKIYIN
- a CDS encoding RDD family protein, which produces MLKFKMLEEPKRASLLLRSVAKTIDLIIVAAAAEIIPRAGFFAGLAYLLISDGLFNGKSLGKQLTGLKVVSIAADKACSVRESILRNLVLCIGAALWRIPLIGWVITLLVVGFEFVMLLGSKEGMRLGDEIARTTVIEEIKSYNTEGEKKCS
- a CDS encoding MerR family transcriptional regulator, yielding MTERDKKQPLYVISVVAEMLGVHPQTLRMYEREGFVIPRRTKRLRLYSEEDVERLNFVLSLTKELGVNKAGVDIILRMRQRGEALQHEMEEMMRLLDEDMQHDFEERIKRIFEGE
- a CDS encoding penicillin-binding protein 1A; the encoded protein is MVKLEQELKHAEKNRISKMRIFFALLSVFSAAAGIIIGSIYWMLSELPQIKALEAYKPIESSHVYSSEGELLAELYLERRTFIPHYKIPEHVKKAFVSIEDIRFYKHHGVDVTGIMRALYYDVKAGSIVQGGSTITQQLAKMLFLKPDRSIKRKIREAVISIQIEKRYTKDEILGLYLNQAYFGTRAYGIEAASQTYFGKSTGELNIAEAALLASLPKAPSLYSPFKKPDKAKERRRKVLKEMLKNKFITEAQFKEADEFPLPVTPNFRKYNAPYFIEAIRQELENKYGDELYISGYRIYTTLSAGLQKAAEDAVKKGLSSIGKRAGPGVEAALVAIDIKTGHVKAMVGGSDFWKNQFNRATHALRQPGSAFKPFVYTAAIEKGMTSQEKIDDSPIFLKGSKPGELWSPKNYDGNYHGSVTLKTALAQSLNSATVRLADKLGIKNVVEVAKRLGIKSELQPYTSLAIGASDVTLLEMVSAYSAFASGKRVKPVLYEKIIGRDGRIVEETRPEVEDLLSEKVAEEMKVLLRAVVEEGTAQSAKELKRPVYGKTGTTNNYTDAWFIGFDDRLAVGVWAGRDNHKPIGKKEAGSRAALPIWIEFMKKAPPQIPQEQSP
- the ftsY gene encoding signal recognition particle-docking protein FtsY is translated as MGLFDRLKQGLAKTRKGFIEKVESVLMHGKINEEVVNELEEILITSDIGVYAAAEIVNSLKDKIKKGEVKDSISAKEFLKREMISLLGSSSPVVLFGEKPFVILTVGVNGVGKTTTIGKLASRFRSEGHSVLFAASDTFRAAAIEQLEIWAERSGSSIVKHQSGSDPAAVAYDAIESAKHKKIDIVIIDTAGRLHTKSPLMEELKKVKRVIQKSLPHAPQEVLLVVDATTGQNALRQTQIFNEAVGVTGIALTKLDGTAKGGIVFAIKKELGIPVRLIGIGEGIDDLRDFVPEEFVEALFS
- a CDS encoding O-antigen ligase family protein; protein product: MPLLFFFVGFIFILVISVLSGWMLWWTVAACLVMLFLKKYDQPFPFTLLSSSFLIYVFILFINGVVLNNVYHGEVVFNILFFILPFIVFSRLDVLTIERFFKVAAFIFTLLVIWGLIQHLTGFLYIVDQGRRASAIFYTSNTFATGINLFLISFAALYLSGINQRLTYWLAMLFFSGLMATQSRGGYLGLTFGMLFLALFSFIGQGQLKRSHIRWARLALGFAVVVLIFQFSPSWSGDDVKAAIMEGNTSNRLELYTIAWQAIKDNPLWGYGYFNFGYVFHRYKIPPFLDKAALFVHNDYLQIWLETGLPGFLALLTVIGVLYLSLWKKRSDINSMPNPAWLGVIGAAMTSLFSHAAVDFPLYIPALQFLSGAYLGTANNLLRDSSIPKTKFIPSISSFIERMGIRLIVVKILAAFVLLFWLLQPAIAQFASNQGLEQLSKGNVKIALKKFRLAQRLIPGNAYYYWCEGIILMDQAVELQNRELAVLADNVFAKGADANTYYPDNFLERLRLHRDRRALLEKPADPETLLQWMEHVRTWNPHILSVKIEYARTLAFAGKKREAKLFAKQLQRENPEYKAIEKLINDLEQGVY
- a CDS encoding prepilin-type N-terminal cleavage/methylation domain-containing protein, with translation MLKNKGGFTLIELVMIIIILGILAAIALPRYVDLQRDAQTAVATATIGAVRSTAVIRYANTRTPSTYAMLQSETDYDRANITFGGSCTAATATYTGGSIYNFDINSAYCSG